A region of Candidatus Eremiobacteraceae bacterium DNA encodes the following proteins:
- a CDS encoding carbon monoxide dehydrogenase subunit G — protein sequence MDLKFNGQERVPAALPKVWAFINDPQRVASCLPEVEDIAVHDPRNFDATVRVAVGPVRGKFKFKIQLDPQADGRHIVLKIGGGGFGSVVDLTANAELTDNGDASTTLDWNASATMRGPVATVGGRVLDAQAQRVISTTFANVKAKLTEAA from the coding sequence ATGGATCTGAAGTTCAACGGCCAAGAACGAGTGCCGGCCGCGCTTCCCAAAGTGTGGGCGTTCATCAACGATCCGCAACGCGTCGCGTCATGCTTGCCTGAAGTCGAGGATATCGCGGTGCACGACCCGCGCAACTTCGACGCGACGGTGCGCGTTGCCGTCGGACCCGTGCGCGGCAAGTTCAAATTCAAGATACAATTGGACCCGCAAGCCGACGGGAGGCACATCGTCCTTAAGATCGGCGGCGGCGGTTTTGGTAGTGTCGTCGACCTCACCGCCAACGCCGAGCTCACGGACAACGGCGACGCCTCCACGACCTTGGACTGGAATGCCAGCGCCACCATGCGAGGGCCGGTGGCAACGGTAGGCGGGCGCGTGCTGGATGCCCAGGCACAACGGGTGATCAGCACGACATTCGCCAATGTCAAAGCGAAGCTGACCGAGGCTGCATAG
- a CDS encoding XdhC family protein, giving the protein MHYFDRPAELEQARATFAVATVVARRSPVSSHLGDRAVVHADGRMEGFVGGSCSRDLVRREALRAIQTGKPRLLQIRPDNDSDEHPDSADGERVTVPMGCASNGAVDVYIEPHVPPGLLLVVGYTPVAEALARIAAAAQQFDVVRVAIDAELRDLETISGVRVLALGALEPFLAALDPAARSRLVAIIASQGHYDEAALETLLAGPAAFVGLLASRRRAAAIRGVLAQSGTGAEAIARIRNPVGMDIGARSATEVAISILAEIVSESSKRAARAPEQTDFGSYAADPICGMDVDVRSARFAAEHRANTIFFCSAGCRAAFLADPEKYAIASTSLP; this is encoded by the coding sequence ATGCATTACTTCGATAGACCGGCCGAACTCGAGCAGGCCCGCGCAACGTTTGCCGTTGCCACGGTCGTGGCGCGGCGTTCGCCTGTCAGCTCGCATCTCGGCGATCGCGCCGTCGTGCACGCGGACGGCAGGATGGAAGGCTTCGTCGGCGGGTCCTGTTCGCGCGACTTGGTCCGCCGCGAGGCGCTGCGTGCGATCCAGACCGGCAAACCGCGGCTGCTGCAGATCCGGCCCGACAACGATTCCGACGAACATCCGGATTCGGCCGATGGGGAACGGGTGACCGTACCGATGGGGTGTGCTTCCAACGGCGCCGTCGATGTGTACATAGAACCGCACGTTCCTCCGGGGCTGCTGCTCGTGGTCGGGTATACGCCGGTCGCCGAAGCGCTCGCGCGTATCGCCGCTGCGGCGCAGCAGTTCGACGTCGTGCGAGTGGCCATCGATGCAGAACTGCGCGATCTCGAGACCATATCCGGCGTCAGGGTCCTCGCGCTCGGCGCGCTCGAGCCGTTCTTGGCGGCGCTCGATCCCGCTGCACGCTCGCGGCTCGTCGCGATCATCGCATCGCAAGGCCACTACGACGAAGCGGCGTTGGAAACGCTTCTCGCCGGACCTGCGGCCTTCGTCGGACTCTTGGCAAGCCGGCGTCGCGCGGCCGCCATCCGCGGTGTGCTCGCGCAGTCGGGCACCGGCGCCGAAGCGATCGCTCGCATAAGAAATCCGGTCGGCATGGACATAGGCGCGCGCAGTGCCACCGAAGTCGCGATCTCGATTCTCGCAGAGATCGTGTCGGAGTCTTCGAAGCGCGCGGCGCGCGCGCCCGAGCAGACCGACTTTGGATCGTATGCCGCGGATCCGATATGCGGCATGGACGTCGACGTGCGGAGCGCACGATTCGCGGCCGAGCATCGCGCGAACACTATCTTCTTCTGCAGTGCGGGCTGCCGTGCGGCCTTCTTGGCCGATCCTGAGAAGTACGCGATCGCTTCGACGAGCCTGCCGTGA
- a CDS encoding MoxR family ATPase has product MNSDRISEGFASRGYIAGPDLATALELSLALEKPLLIEGPAGVGKTESAKVLAEVLNTRLVRLQCYEGLDAATSLYEWNYPKQMLRIRLTENDGSSVDSREAEIFSEPFLLKRPLLEAITEERAPVLLIDEVDRADEAFEAFLLEVLGEFQVTIPEVGTIRARHRPAVILTSNRSRELSDALRRRCLYSWIDYPDREHEVAILRARLPEIDRRLADQIARFMEYLRAQPFQKVPGIAESLDWARALMQLHRGAIDEKTIEQTRGCFLKVQEDWEQLRAQRDRYQVLIAPPGSSEEAPYATDYGLGSVQAHSG; this is encoded by the coding sequence GTGAATTCGGACCGGATCAGCGAAGGCTTCGCGAGCCGCGGCTACATCGCGGGGCCCGATCTTGCCACCGCGCTTGAGCTCTCGCTCGCGCTCGAAAAACCATTGCTGATCGAGGGTCCCGCGGGTGTCGGCAAGACCGAAAGCGCTAAGGTCCTGGCGGAAGTGCTGAACACCCGTCTCGTCCGGCTTCAGTGCTACGAGGGTCTGGACGCCGCGACTTCGCTCTACGAGTGGAACTACCCGAAGCAGATGTTGCGCATCCGCCTCACCGAGAACGACGGTTCGTCGGTGGATTCGCGCGAAGCCGAGATCTTCAGCGAGCCGTTTCTGCTGAAGCGCCCGCTGCTCGAAGCGATCACCGAAGAGCGCGCACCGGTTCTGCTCATCGACGAAGTCGATCGCGCGGATGAGGCCTTCGAGGCGTTCTTGCTCGAGGTGCTCGGCGAATTCCAGGTCACGATTCCTGAGGTCGGCACGATCCGGGCGCGTCACCGGCCGGCGGTCATCCTCACGTCCAATCGCTCTCGGGAACTGTCCGATGCGCTCCGGCGGCGGTGCCTTTACTCTTGGATAGACTATCCGGACCGCGAGCACGAGGTCGCCATCTTACGCGCGCGCCTGCCGGAGATCGACAGGCGGTTGGCCGATCAGATAGCGCGATTCATGGAGTACCTTCGCGCGCAGCCTTTTCAGAAAGTGCCCGGCATCGCCGAAAGCTTGGATTGGGCGCGGGCCCTCATGCAGCTGCACCGCGGTGCGATCGATGAGAAGACGATCGAGCAGACCCGCGGATGCTTCCTCAAAGTGCAAGAAGATTGGGAGCAATTGCGGGCGCAGCGCGACCGTTATCAGGTGCTGATCGCGCCACCCGGATCGAGCGAGGAAGCGCCGTACGCAACGGACTACGGCTTGGGTTCGGTGCAGGCACACAGCGGCTGA
- a CDS encoding VWA domain-containing protein: MSEYGGDLTSNVVAFCRTLRSDLGFHVGQDEAHDALRAVEVVGVHDVARVRRAMRLVLCTKPEEVQAFDAAFDAFFRHPDRGVRQDHYAPRHTRSAQGAREDRESHSGQTPGSKSSEVADESALAPGESAPAEITSVGDERPSVAAWESLRARYSPFAGSADAPTLTLEDSTSLLRPASDLVASVRLGRARRWRSQLVGPRLDLRRTLRTSLQTGGESMVIRKLGHPPRNPRFILLIDGSRSMAPFGTLMLRFGYALCRRWQRAHIFVFSTSLLDVTRDVRKWMRIREHRLTRLGEAWGGGTRIGESLLAFVRDNGALLTDDTVVLIYSDGMDVGEVSDLARAMRELDRRTAAVVWVNPLANTPGYEPSARGMRAAMPFISAFLGIRDAGDFAALSRAAARTR, translated from the coding sequence ATGTCGGAATATGGCGGCGATCTCACCTCCAACGTCGTCGCGTTCTGCCGGACGCTTCGAAGCGACCTCGGATTCCATGTCGGACAGGACGAAGCCCACGATGCGCTTCGGGCCGTAGAAGTCGTCGGGGTGCACGATGTCGCTCGCGTCCGCCGCGCGATGCGGCTCGTGCTCTGCACGAAGCCTGAAGAAGTCCAAGCGTTTGACGCTGCGTTCGACGCGTTCTTCCGGCACCCCGATCGGGGTGTCCGCCAAGACCATTACGCCCCACGCCATACGCGAAGCGCACAGGGCGCGCGCGAAGATCGGGAATCGCATTCCGGACAAACGCCCGGCAGCAAATCTAGCGAAGTCGCCGATGAGAGTGCTCTTGCGCCGGGTGAGTCGGCGCCCGCTGAGATAACGTCTGTCGGCGACGAGCGGCCAAGCGTCGCTGCCTGGGAATCCCTGCGCGCGCGATATAGCCCATTCGCCGGAAGCGCTGACGCACCCACGTTGACGCTCGAAGATTCGACGTCACTTTTGCGTCCGGCGAGCGATCTCGTGGCAAGCGTGCGCCTTGGGCGCGCGCGTCGCTGGCGAAGCCAACTCGTCGGGCCGCGGCTCGACCTGCGGCGCACGCTGCGCACGAGCTTGCAGACCGGCGGCGAATCGATGGTGATCCGAAAGCTCGGCCACCCTCCACGCAACCCGCGCTTCATCTTGCTCATCGACGGCAGCCGCTCGATGGCGCCGTTCGGCACGTTAATGCTCCGCTTCGGCTATGCGCTGTGCCGGCGTTGGCAACGCGCACATATTTTCGTTTTCAGCACTTCGTTGCTCGACGTCACGAGAGACGTGCGCAAGTGGATGCGGATCAGGGAACACCGATTGACGCGGCTCGGCGAGGCTTGGGGAGGCGGCACACGGATCGGGGAGAGTCTTCTTGCGTTCGTGCGGGATAACGGGGCTTTGCTGACCGACGATACGGTCGTACTGATCTACAGCGACGGCATGGACGTCGGCGAAGTCTCGGATCTTGCGCGCGCGATGCGCGAGCTCGATCGTCGGACTGCGGCTGTCGTGTGGGTGAATCCGCTTGCGAACACGCCGGGTTACGAACCTTCAGCGCGAGGAATGCGAGCGGCGATGCCGTTCATCTCGGCATTCTTGGGGATTCGAGATGCCGGCGACTTCGCCGCACTATCGCGCGCGGCCGCGCGCACGCGATAA
- a CDS encoding alkaline phosphatase family protein, with the protein MSRIFPAIAAFACAQLFTWSLASASSSIPQIQHVIIIMQENRSFDSYFGTYPGANGIPMKNGMPNDCNPDPQTKQCVYSYHEHMEKTYGGPHDSSAEIKDVDGGKMDGFVAQAKIGQNFGGSEVMAYHDAREIPDYWAFAHNYVLQDAMFSSTTEWSLPAHLYLVSNWSATCAVLNDPLSCQSSDPCCLPQPGGNAWTDITWLLHRSGVSWKYYVFPGQSPDVINPGEDDGVHGIYVPQSATIPTDWNPLPLFTDVAEDNQLGNIVDGGGFYADARHGRLPAVSWVVPDFHTSEHPNANPRVGMKYVSGLVDAVMSGPDWNSTAIFVSWDDFGGLFDHVVPPTIDSYGYGIRVPGLVISPWAKHGFIDHQLLSFDAYNKFIEDLFLRGQRIDPTMDGRPDNRPDVRENYPGLGDLLNDFDFSQSIRYSNYGRPTITTHSPPGSRVRPTSMNRARE; encoded by the coding sequence ATGTCGAGAATTTTTCCCGCGATCGCAGCATTCGCGTGCGCGCAGCTCTTCACGTGGAGTTTGGCCAGCGCGAGCAGCAGCATTCCGCAGATCCAGCATGTCATCATCATCATGCAAGAAAACCGGTCTTTTGACAGTTACTTCGGCACCTATCCCGGCGCGAACGGCATCCCGATGAAAAACGGAATGCCGAACGACTGCAATCCGGACCCGCAGACGAAACAATGCGTCTATTCCTATCACGAGCACATGGAGAAAACCTACGGCGGCCCGCACGACTCCTCGGCCGAGATAAAAGATGTGGACGGCGGGAAGATGGATGGGTTCGTGGCACAGGCAAAAATCGGGCAGAATTTTGGCGGCTCGGAGGTGATGGCGTATCACGATGCGCGCGAGATCCCCGACTATTGGGCATTTGCGCACAACTACGTCTTGCAAGACGCCATGTTCTCGTCGACCACGGAGTGGAGCTTGCCCGCGCACCTTTATCTGGTCTCAAATTGGTCGGCCACGTGCGCCGTGCTGAACGACCCTCTCTCATGTCAATCGTCAGACCCATGCTGCCTGCCTCAGCCCGGTGGAAATGCCTGGACCGACATCACGTGGCTGCTGCATCGCTCCGGCGTGTCTTGGAAGTACTACGTTTTCCCAGGCCAGTCGCCCGATGTGATCAACCCGGGTGAAGACGACGGCGTCCACGGCATCTACGTGCCGCAAAGCGCCACCATTCCCACCGATTGGAACCCGTTGCCGTTATTCACGGACGTAGCAGAAGACAATCAGCTCGGCAACATCGTCGACGGCGGCGGATTTTACGCCGACGCGAGACACGGCCGACTGCCGGCAGTGAGTTGGGTCGTTCCCGATTTTCACACCAGCGAACACCCGAACGCGAACCCACGGGTCGGCATGAAGTACGTCTCGGGTCTCGTCGATGCCGTCATGTCGGGGCCCGATTGGAATTCGACCGCGATCTTCGTCAGTTGGGACGATTTCGGTGGACTTTTCGATCACGTGGTGCCCCCCACGATCGACTCATACGGGTATGGCATCCGCGTGCCCGGTCTTGTGATCTCACCGTGGGCGAAACACGGATTCATCGACCATCAGTTGCTGAGCTTCGATGCGTACAACAAATTTATCGAGGACCTATTTCTCCGTGGTCAGCGGATCGATCCCACGATGGACGGACGCCCGGATAACCGGCCCGACGTACGCGAGAACTATCCCGGTCTCGGCGATCTGTTGAACGATTTCGATTTCTCGCAGTCGATCAGGTACAGTAACTACGGGCGCCCCACCATCACGACCCACTCGCCGCCGGGATCGCGGGTGCGACCCACTTCCATGAACCGCGCGCGGGAGTAG
- a CDS encoding GNAT family N-acetyltransferase — protein MALPSALDVGPIRPDEMGAAVAVFLEAFHEGASYIYGDPPRPEAMIDVWSFAREVEPGGFLAARDAAGTLLGYAFITSSVGGLRRQAIMRLAPLRWAWRAVCGRYGIVWAHVLRLFGNKMAFSRTAGEFRTSGDAQLLNIATAADARGRGVAFALVSAGLAYLRDRGVQELRLEVRPDNAPARAVYSRARFMEVGRTRDPGGEWVVMVGRP, from the coding sequence ATGGCGCTTCCCAGCGCGCTCGACGTGGGGCCGATCCGGCCCGATGAGATGGGCGCTGCGGTGGCGGTTTTTCTTGAAGCCTTTCATGAAGGCGCCTCATACATCTACGGTGATCCACCGCGCCCGGAAGCGATGATCGACGTCTGGTCGTTCGCGCGAGAAGTCGAACCGGGCGGGTTTCTCGCCGCGCGCGATGCCGCAGGCACGTTGCTCGGTTACGCGTTTATCACGTCATCCGTGGGCGGCCTGCGACGACAGGCGATTATGAGGCTTGCGCCGCTGCGCTGGGCATGGCGCGCGGTATGCGGGCGATATGGAATAGTTTGGGCGCACGTGCTTCGCCTATTCGGCAACAAAATGGCGTTCTCTCGTACAGCCGGCGAGTTTCGCACGAGTGGCGACGCACAACTCCTGAACATCGCCACCGCCGCAGACGCACGCGGCCGAGGCGTCGCCTTCGCGCTCGTGAGCGCCGGGCTCGCATACCTCCGCGACCGGGGCGTTCAAGAACTGCGATTGGAAGTGCGCCCCGACAACGCGCCGGCTAGGGCTGTCTACTCCCGCGCGCGGTTCATGGAAGTGGGTCGCACCCGCGATCCCGGCGGCGAGTGGGTCGTGATGGTGGGGCGCCCGTAG
- a CDS encoding HU family DNA-binding protein, which produces MTKAELIDAVTESVSTEKETTKREVGLIVDAVLDQIKKTLQKGEKVQLIPFGSFEVRERQKREGRNPKTGEKLTIPARKVPAFHAGKDLRDSVNKAKKR; this is translated from the coding sequence ATGACCAAGGCCGAGCTCATCGATGCAGTCACAGAGTCGGTTTCCACGGAGAAGGAGACCACCAAACGCGAAGTAGGCTTGATCGTCGACGCGGTTCTCGACCAGATCAAGAAGACGTTGCAAAAAGGCGAAAAGGTCCAACTCATCCCATTCGGCAGCTTTGAAGTGCGCGAGCGTCAAAAACGAGAGGGCCGAAATCCGAAGACCGGTGAGAAGCTCACCATTCCCGCCCGCAAGGTCCCCGCTTTTCACGCCGGTAAAGACCTGCGTGATTCGGTGAATAAAGCGAAGAAACGTTAG
- the aroQ gene encoding type II 3-dehydroquinate dehydratase, producing MNAANARKSVAVIHGPNLNLLGTREPDVYGAATLDDIDASIRALAGKLGCEVSSSQHSGEGQIIDAVHAAAAAGSAIVINPGAYAHYSLAIRDALSAARVPKVEVHLTNIFAREIFRRSSVIAPAVDGVVAGFGAESYLLALRAVAAMLDKQRD from the coding sequence ATGAACGCCGCCAACGCAAGAAAATCGGTCGCCGTCATCCACGGGCCGAATCTGAACCTGCTCGGCACGCGCGAACCCGATGTCTATGGCGCCGCCACCTTGGACGACATCGACGCGTCGATCCGCGCGCTCGCCGGGAAGCTCGGCTGCGAAGTCTCGTCATCGCAGCATTCCGGCGAAGGCCAGATCATCGATGCCGTCCACGCCGCGGCCGCGGCCGGTTCGGCGATCGTCATCAATCCGGGCGCGTACGCGCATTATTCGCTTGCGATCCGCGACGCGTTATCCGCTGCGCGCGTCCCTAAAGTGGAAGTCCACCTGACGAACATCTTCGCGCGCGAAATTTTCCGGCGCTCGTCGGTGATCGCCCCGGCGGTGGATGGCGTCGTCGCCGGATTCGGTGCGGAATCCTATCTGCTCGCGCTGCGGGCCGTCGCCGCAATGCTAGACAAACAAAGGGATTGA
- the hslO gene encoding Hsp33 family molecular chaperone HslO → MARLVRQERVALRSEIGTMESDYLSSAMAAGDSVLVIAVRTTRVVTDAQARHGCGPTVTAALGRLLTGAALMGSSLSGRDRIALQVTGDGPVRRLTAEAMSGGRVRGYPQRPDVDVPLNARGKFDVAGLVGSGSLHVTRTFSDFQPYTSAVRLVSGEIGEDLAHYFASSEQIPTIVSVGVMAGPAGVMASGGLLLQLLPGADETTIRDLESRALALPAVSGMIREGAPPEALIDAYAGALSPRATGKHDVAFDCPCDRARVIKAMLGLGRPTLESMIVQDDETEARCDFCGDVYRFSRTELREIVTDATT, encoded by the coding sequence ATGGCGCGGCTGGTTCGGCAGGAACGCGTCGCGCTCCGCTCTGAAATCGGCACCATGGAGTCGGACTATCTCTCATCGGCGATGGCTGCCGGCGATTCGGTGCTGGTCATCGCCGTGCGGACCACGCGCGTGGTCACGGACGCACAGGCTCGTCACGGATGCGGACCCACCGTCACTGCCGCGCTCGGCCGCCTTCTCACCGGTGCGGCGCTGATGGGCTCGTCGCTGTCGGGCCGCGACCGGATCGCGCTTCAAGTGACGGGCGACGGACCCGTCCGCAGGCTCACCGCGGAGGCCATGTCGGGCGGCCGCGTGCGAGGCTATCCTCAGCGGCCCGATGTCGACGTCCCTTTGAACGCGCGCGGAAAGTTCGACGTCGCCGGGCTCGTAGGCAGCGGCTCGCTGCATGTCACGCGGACGTTCAGCGACTTCCAACCTTATACGAGCGCGGTGCGGCTGGTCAGCGGCGAGATCGGCGAAGACCTAGCCCACTACTTCGCCAGCTCCGAACAGATCCCGACGATCGTCTCGGTCGGTGTGATGGCCGGGCCGGCCGGCGTGATGGCGTCGGGCGGCTTGCTCCTCCAACTCTTGCCCGGCGCGGACGAAACGACGATTCGCGACCTCGAGTCGCGCGCACTTGCGCTGCCGGCTGTGAGCGGCATGATCCGCGAGGGCGCGCCTCCCGAGGCGCTGATCGATGCATATGCCGGCGCACTCTCGCCGCGTGCGACGGGGAAGCACGACGTCGCATTCGATTGCCCGTGCGACCGCGCGCGCGTCATCAAAGCGATGCTCGGGCTTGGGCGCCCGACGCTCGAATCGATGATCGTGCAAGACGATGAGACCGAGGCACGCTGCGATTTCTGCGGCGACGTCTACCGCTTTTCGCGCACGGAGCTGCGCGAAATCGTCACGGACGCGACTACGTAA
- the tyrS gene encoding tyrosine--tRNA ligase codes for MLSPDEQVEILAERCVDVVTREDLAARIRDGRPLRVKLGIDPSGPMLHLGHAVVLRQLRAFQDCGHKAVLVVGDFTAQIGDPTGRDNSRKPRSREEVEADMISYSEQAAAIIDIDSAEVRYNSEWLGKLTFAEVIGLCARTTVARMLERDDFSKRYADGASIGLHEFMYPIAVAYDSVVLDADVELGGTEQLFNLLMGRRLQSDMGRRPQICMTLPILEGTDGVQRMGKSLNNYIALRDEPAQMFGKIMSLPDALLERYWRLAAVRTKAETDAILSDLSSGALSARDSKMSLAEDIVRLYHGADAALGARAHFEKTVVRKEMPDQIPSFALPADLGGATLAKVLVAAGFAESNRDAQRLIAAGAVKVDGTRIDDAKHAVSDWRGKVLQKGNHQFVRLT; via the coding sequence ATGCTGAGCCCCGATGAACAAGTAGAGATACTCGCCGAACGGTGCGTCGACGTGGTCACGCGCGAAGATCTCGCCGCTCGCATAAGAGACGGACGTCCGTTGCGCGTGAAGCTGGGAATAGATCCTTCGGGCCCGATGCTTCACCTGGGCCACGCTGTGGTGCTCCGTCAACTTCGGGCATTCCAAGATTGCGGCCACAAAGCGGTGCTTGTCGTCGGTGATTTCACCGCTCAGATCGGCGACCCGACCGGCCGCGACAATTCGCGAAAGCCGCGTTCTCGCGAAGAAGTCGAGGCCGACATGATCTCGTATTCCGAGCAGGCCGCGGCCATCATCGACATCGATAGTGCCGAGGTCCGCTACAACAGCGAGTGGCTTGGCAAGCTGACGTTCGCCGAGGTGATCGGGTTGTGTGCGCGCACCACGGTCGCCCGCATGCTCGAGCGCGACGACTTCAGCAAGCGGTATGCCGACGGTGCATCGATCGGGCTGCACGAATTCATGTATCCGATCGCGGTCGCGTACGACTCGGTCGTGCTCGATGCCGATGTCGAACTGGGAGGCACGGAGCAGCTCTTCAATCTACTCATGGGCCGGCGGCTGCAGAGCGATATGGGCAGACGTCCGCAGATCTGCATGACCTTGCCCATCCTTGAGGGCACCGACGGCGTGCAACGCATGGGCAAGAGTCTGAACAATTACATCGCGCTGCGCGATGAGCCGGCGCAGATGTTCGGCAAGATCATGTCGCTGCCCGACGCGCTCCTCGAACGCTACTGGCGTCTCGCAGCCGTGCGCACCAAAGCCGAGACCGACGCGATTTTGAGCGACCTGAGCTCGGGAGCGCTTTCGGCGCGCGATTCGAAGATGTCGCTTGCCGAAGACATCGTGCGGCTCTATCATGGCGCCGACGCTGCACTAGGTGCGCGCGCGCACTTCGAAAAGACGGTCGTCCGAAAGGAGATGCCCGATCAGATCCCATCCTTCGCTCTTCCGGCCGATCTAGGCGGGGCGACGTTGGCGAAAGTGCTCGTGGCGGCCGGCTTCGCCGAGTCGAACCGCGACGCGCAGCGGCTGATCGCGGCCGGCGCCGTCAAAGTGGACGGAACTCGCATCGACGACGCAAAGCACGCCGTCAGCGATTGGCGAGGCAAGGTCTTGCAAAAGGGCAACCATCAATTCGTCAGGCTTACGTAG